In Vreelandella piezotolerans, one genomic interval encodes:
- a CDS encoding SDR family oxidoreductase → MQVDKKVIAITGGARGLGFAIAQRLGRQGAHLALLDMSAEALDGAVSALSAEGVTAQAFVVNVADEASVERAFADIADRMGPVSGCVNNAGITDDGLLIKARDGVVEKRMSLSSWQRVLDVNLTGVFLCGREAAAQMVEAGHDGVIVNISSISRAGNMGQSNYAAAKAGVHALTVTWGKELARYGVRTGTVAPGFIETEMTASMRPDMLERIESNVPLKHLGEPDHIAQSVAFIFDNDYFTARIIECDGGLRL, encoded by the coding sequence ATGCAAGTGGACAAGAAAGTGATTGCAATAACGGGGGGCGCTCGAGGCCTTGGGTTTGCTATTGCGCAACGGTTAGGTAGACAAGGAGCCCATCTTGCGCTGTTGGATATGAGTGCTGAGGCCCTGGATGGGGCGGTGTCTGCTTTAAGTGCAGAGGGGGTGACCGCTCAGGCTTTCGTAGTCAACGTTGCAGATGAGGCATCCGTCGAGCGTGCGTTTGCCGATATCGCCGATCGAATGGGCCCGGTCAGTGGCTGTGTGAACAATGCTGGGATTACCGATGATGGCCTATTGATCAAAGCTAGAGATGGCGTCGTTGAAAAACGCATGTCACTCTCCTCGTGGCAGCGCGTACTGGACGTTAATTTGACGGGGGTATTCTTATGCGGTCGTGAGGCGGCGGCCCAGATGGTCGAGGCGGGACATGACGGCGTTATCGTCAATATTTCCAGCATTTCTCGCGCGGGCAATATGGGGCAAAGCAATTACGCTGCCGCCAAAGCGGGAGTGCATGCCCTAACCGTTACGTGGGGAAAAGAGTTGGCGCGCTACGGGGTGCGCACCGGTACCGTCGCGCCTGGCTTTATCGAAACCGAGATGACGGCCTCGATGCGTCCCGATATGTTAGAAAGAATCGAATCTAACGTTCCGTTAAAGCATTTAGGCGAGCCGGATCATATTGCTCAAAGTGTCGCGTTCATTTTTGATAATGATTATTTCACCGCACGCATTATCGAATGTGATGGGGGGTTGCGGCTTTAA
- a CDS encoding FxsA family protein, translating into MPILLFISLFTLLDFVLLFSIGSQIGLLATLIFVLSTGFIGLHLIRKEGVSTFARARQRMQMGEIPSQELLTGAALIFGGALLLAPGFLSDALGIACLIPNARQLLMKALTWVGLKSASHRHKYQRGAEDWGRSNEQPSSHREEGPIEGEFISGDDEPRRR; encoded by the coding sequence ATGCCTATTCTTCTCTTTATATCGCTCTTTACGCTACTGGACTTTGTGCTGCTTTTTTCAATCGGCAGCCAGATAGGCTTATTGGCCACACTGATATTTGTGTTAAGCACCGGCTTCATCGGACTTCACCTCATTCGCAAGGAAGGTGTCTCCACCTTCGCCCGCGCCCGACAGCGCATGCAAATGGGTGAAATCCCCTCTCAGGAGCTACTGACTGGCGCCGCCCTCATCTTTGGTGGCGCTCTTTTGCTTGCCCCAGGGTTCCTATCCGACGCGCTGGGTATCGCCTGCTTGATTCCCAACGCTCGCCAACTACTCATGAAAGCCCTGACCTGGGTTGGTTTAAAAAGCGCTTCGCATCGGCACAAGTATCAGCGTGGCGCAGAAGACTGGGGGCGGTCGAACGAACAGCCCTCCTCCCATCGTGAAGAAGGCCCTATCGAAGGTGAATTCATAAGCGGTGACGATGAGCCGCGCCGTCGCTAA
- a CDS encoding co-chaperone GroES: MNIRPLHDRVVIRRVEEEQKTAGGIVLPGNAQEKPTRGEVLAVGNGRILDNGDVRPLDVKVGDTVIFKDGFGVEKQKINGEEVLIMSEADILAVVEG, from the coding sequence ATGAATATCCGTCCTTTGCACGATCGCGTCGTCATCCGTCGCGTGGAAGAAGAGCAGAAAACCGCTGGCGGCATCGTGCTACCGGGTAATGCGCAGGAAAAACCCACGCGTGGTGAAGTTCTGGCCGTTGGTAATGGCCGTATTCTGGATAACGGCGATGTACGTCCACTGGATGTAAAAGTGGGCGATACGGTGATTTTTAAAGACGGCTTTGGCGTTGAGAAGCAAAAAATCAACGGCGAAGAAGTTCTGATCATGAGCGAAGCCGATATTCTGGCCGTCGTCGAAGGCTAA
- the groL gene encoding chaperonin GroEL (60 kDa chaperone family; promotes refolding of misfolded polypeptides especially under stressful conditions; forms two stacked rings of heptamers to form a barrel-shaped 14mer; ends can be capped by GroES; misfolded proteins enter the barrel where they are refolded when GroES binds), with protein sequence MAAKQVKFSDDARKRMARGVDVLANAVKVTLGPKGRNVVLDKSFGAPTVTKDGVSVAKEIELKDKFENMGAQMVKEVASKTSDAAGDGTTTATVLAQAIVAEGLKGVTAGMNPMDLKRGIDQAVTAAVKEIQAMSVPCTDTKSIAQVGTISANGDKRIGEIIAEAMEKVGKEGVITVDEGRGFEDELEVVEGMQFDRGYLSPYFVTNQDTMTVELEDPYILLVDKKISNIRELLPVLEAVAKQGKPLAIIAEDIEGEALATLVVNNMRGIVKVAAAKAPGFGDRRKAMLQDIAILTNGTVISEEVGLTLEQANLDHLGTAKRMTMSKENTTIIDGAGAEDDIEARVNQIRAQIEETSSDYDKEKLQERVAKLAGGVAVIRVGAATEVEMKEKKARVEDALHSTRAAVEEGVVPGGGTALVRVMAKVQGLTGDNEDQNHGINMALRAMQAPLRQIVTNAGEEAAVVINRVKDGEGNFGYNAQTSEYGDLFEMGVLDPAKVTRTALQSAGSVAGLMITTECMIADDPEEKEAAPDMGGMGGMGGMGGMM encoded by the coding sequence ATGGCAGCTAAGCAAGTTAAGTTCTCCGATGATGCTCGCAAACGCATGGCACGTGGTGTCGACGTCCTGGCGAACGCCGTTAAAGTCACGCTGGGCCCGAAAGGCCGCAACGTGGTATTGGACAAATCCTTCGGCGCGCCGACCGTCACTAAAGACGGTGTCTCTGTCGCAAAAGAGATCGAACTGAAAGACAAGTTCGAGAACATGGGCGCCCAGATGGTGAAAGAAGTCGCTTCCAAGACTTCCGACGCCGCCGGTGACGGTACCACCACGGCCACCGTTCTGGCACAGGCCATCGTAGCGGAAGGCCTGAAAGGCGTGACCGCGGGCATGAACCCGATGGATTTGAAACGCGGTATTGACCAAGCCGTGACCGCAGCGGTCAAAGAGATTCAGGCGATGTCCGTGCCCTGCACCGACACCAAGTCCATTGCGCAGGTAGGCACGATCTCTGCCAACGGCGACAAGCGCATTGGCGAAATCATCGCCGAAGCGATGGAAAAAGTCGGTAAAGAAGGCGTCATCACCGTTGACGAAGGTCGCGGTTTCGAAGACGAATTGGAAGTGGTCGAAGGTATGCAGTTCGACCGCGGCTACCTCTCGCCCTACTTCGTCACCAACCAAGACACCATGACCGTCGAGCTGGAAGATCCGTACATCCTGCTCGTCGACAAGAAGATCTCCAACATTCGCGAACTGCTGCCGGTGCTGGAAGCCGTTGCCAAGCAAGGCAAGCCGCTGGCCATCATCGCCGAAGATATCGAAGGCGAAGCGCTGGCAACGCTGGTCGTGAACAACATGCGTGGCATCGTGAAAGTCGCGGCTGCCAAAGCACCTGGCTTCGGCGACCGTCGCAAAGCTATGCTGCAGGATATCGCTATCCTGACGAACGGCACCGTGATCTCCGAAGAAGTAGGTCTGACCCTTGAGCAGGCGAACCTGGATCACCTGGGTACTGCCAAGCGCATGACCATGTCCAAAGAGAACACCACCATCATCGATGGCGCAGGTGCCGAGGACGACATCGAAGCGCGCGTTAACCAAATCCGCGCGCAAATCGAAGAAACGTCCTCTGACTACGACAAAGAGAAGCTGCAAGAGCGCGTTGCCAAACTGGCAGGCGGCGTTGCCGTTATCCGCGTCGGTGCGGCGACCGAAGTCGAAATGAAAGAGAAGAAGGCCCGCGTCGAAGATGCGCTGCACTCGACTCGCGCTGCCGTAGAAGAAGGCGTCGTACCTGGCGGCGGTACTGCCCTGGTTCGCGTGATGGCCAAAGTACAGGGCCTGACCGGTGACAACGAAGATCAGAACCACGGTATCAACATGGCGCTGCGTGCCATGCAGGCACCGCTGCGTCAGATCGTCACCAACGCGGGCGAAGAAGCCGCTGTGGTCATCAATCGCGTCAAAGATGGTGAAGGCAACTTCGGTTACAACGCGCAAACCAGCGAGTACGGCGACCTGTTCGAAATGGGTGTTCTCGACCCGGCAAAAGTAACCCGCACTGCGTTGCAGTCTGCTGGTTCCGTTGCTGGCCTGATGATCACCACCGAGTGCATGATCGCCGACGACCCGGAAGAGAAAGAAGCTGCCCCGGATATGGGTGGCATGGGCGGTATGGGTGGCATGGGCGGCATGATGTAA
- a CDS encoding RNA methyltransferase gives MLSNIRIVLVQTFHPGNIGATARAMKTMGLTELVLVNPRTFPDEEATRLAAGATDVLENARCVKTLEEAVNDCVQVVGASARLRSMPLPHFDEPDEMAQQVIDNAHHAPVALVFGRERSGLTNDEIRCCSHQVSIPANPEYGILNLSQAVQILAYEVHRAWRKRDVSGFEYQRPLEATPPSREQFGYFQEHLGRLMQQSGFLTQPHARTEEQLQTLFARAQPSRKELSLLRGLLSAFEAHLPKQ, from the coding sequence GTGCTTTCCAATATTCGTATCGTGCTGGTGCAAACGTTCCACCCGGGCAACATAGGCGCAACAGCCCGCGCCATGAAAACCATGGGGCTGACGGAGCTCGTGCTGGTCAATCCTCGTACCTTCCCCGATGAAGAAGCCACTCGCCTAGCCGCCGGTGCAACGGACGTATTAGAAAACGCTCGCTGCGTAAAGACACTCGAAGAGGCCGTGAACGACTGCGTGCAAGTGGTCGGTGCCAGCGCTCGGCTGCGCAGCATGCCGCTGCCCCATTTCGACGAGCCTGACGAGATGGCCCAGCAAGTCATCGACAACGCCCATCATGCCCCGGTGGCCCTGGTGTTTGGCCGCGAACGCTCCGGGTTGACCAACGATGAGATTCGCTGCTGCAGCCACCAAGTCAGCATTCCCGCCAATCCCGAGTACGGCATTCTCAATCTATCGCAAGCGGTCCAGATTCTTGCCTACGAAGTGCATCGCGCCTGGCGCAAGCGCGACGTCAGCGGTTTTGAGTATCAGCGCCCGCTGGAAGCCACGCCGCCTAGCCGCGAACAGTTTGGCTATTTCCAGGAACATCTTGGCCGCTTGATGCAGCAAAGCGGTTTTTTAACCCAGCCCCACGCCCGTACCGAAGAGCAACTTCAAACGCTGTTTGCCCGTGCACAGCCTAGCCGCAAAGAGCTGTCCCTACTCCGTGGTCTGCTAAGTGCCTTTGAAGCGCACTTGCCTAAACAGTAA
- a CDS encoding Na+/H+ antiporter family protein, with the protein MNAVILAVLVMVALSLLRVSVVFALVVGALVGGLVGGLSLDDTLSAFNEGVGGGAQVALAYATLGAFAVAISRSGLPDMLANRLITLLGKEATAAHQARVKMLLLVAVLLVAISSQNAIPVHIAFIPVLIPPLLAVMNRLQLDRRAVACALTFGLTAPYMLLPVGFGAIFLNDILLANLNSAGEPLGLEISRGMVPMAMALPVGGMAMGLLVALLFSYRGQRSYASKDVAAPNGQTHTPVEPHLLGLVMSGVAIVAALGLQLYTGSMIVGGLVGIGLLSLGGIFKWREADDLFTSGMRMMALIGFIMISAAGFAEVMKATGDIDSLVAGAFDLFGDNRGLAALVMLLVGLFITLGIGSSFSTIPIIAAIFVPLAVQFGFSPMATVVLVGTAAALGDAGSPASDSTLGPTSGLNVDGQHDHMWDSVVPTFLHYNLPLIAFGWLAAMTL; encoded by the coding sequence ATGAATGCAGTAATTCTTGCAGTGCTCGTCATGGTGGCACTGTCACTTCTTCGCGTGTCCGTCGTTTTCGCACTGGTGGTTGGTGCGTTGGTAGGGGGGCTGGTCGGAGGCCTTTCCCTAGACGATACGCTCAGCGCGTTCAACGAGGGCGTCGGTGGGGGCGCTCAGGTGGCGCTGGCGTACGCAACGTTAGGCGCTTTTGCCGTGGCCATCTCTCGTTCTGGGTTGCCGGACATGCTGGCGAACCGATTGATCACTCTGTTGGGTAAAGAAGCGACCGCCGCCCACCAAGCACGGGTGAAGATGCTGCTGCTGGTGGCCGTACTGCTGGTCGCGATCTCCTCACAAAATGCCATTCCGGTCCATATCGCGTTCATTCCCGTGCTGATTCCACCGCTGCTGGCGGTGATGAATCGTCTGCAACTCGACCGCCGCGCCGTGGCCTGCGCTTTGACCTTTGGTCTTACGGCACCCTATATGCTGCTGCCGGTAGGATTCGGGGCGATCTTCTTGAACGATATTCTGTTAGCCAATCTCAACAGTGCCGGAGAGCCACTAGGGCTTGAGATCTCGCGTGGCATGGTGCCCATGGCCATGGCGCTTCCGGTGGGCGGCATGGCCATGGGCCTGTTGGTCGCCCTACTGTTTAGCTACCGCGGCCAGCGTAGCTACGCGAGTAAGGACGTGGCCGCGCCCAATGGCCAGACGCACACGCCTGTCGAACCGCACCTCTTAGGGTTAGTCATGTCAGGCGTGGCGATCGTGGCAGCGTTAGGCCTTCAGCTCTACACCGGCTCGATGATCGTTGGAGGCTTGGTGGGTATCGGCTTGCTGTCATTGGGTGGTATTTTCAAATGGCGCGAGGCTGATGATCTGTTCACCAGCGGTATGCGGATGATGGCTTTGATTGGCTTTATCATGATTTCGGCGGCAGGCTTTGCGGAAGTCATGAAAGCCACCGGCGATATCGACTCGCTGGTTGCGGGTGCCTTCGATCTGTTTGGCGATAATCGTGGCTTGGCCGCTTTGGTCATGCTGCTGGTCGGCCTGTTCATTACCCTGGGCATCGGCTCTTCGTTCTCAACCATTCCCATCATTGCGGCGATCTTCGTACCGCTGGCCGTGCAGTTTGGTTTCTCACCCATGGCGACTGTAGTGCTGGTGGGCACCGCTGCCGCCTTGGGCGATGCGGGGTCGCCAGCCTCGGATTCCACTTTGGGGCCCACCTCAGGCTTGAACGTAGACGGTCAGCACGACCATATGTGGGATAGCGTGGTGCCCACGTTCCTGCACTATAATCTTCCGCTGATTGCGTTTGGCTGGCTGGCGGCCATGACGCTTTAA
- a CDS encoding GntP family permease: MGMLAIIISLSLLMLLAYRGISVLLLAPLMAALAVLLSGDGAFLLPIYTDTFMGALGNYVMQFFPLFLLGALFGQLMADSGAAQSISNGIVKRLGTHHVVLTVVMACAVLTYGGVSLFVVAFAIYPISRELFRQANVPKRLIPASIALGSFTFTMTALPGTPAIQNAIPIPYFGTNSFAAPGLGIIAGSIMLGLGTFYLQSRVKKAAAQGEGYGTHTERETDTHSDTDTAPGMPLAIALIPLVMVIGLNALFTYGVFPAMDLSFISDAFDNVTPSRQTGLWAILIALLSASAWLIITRWHHWQDLKVTINQGCFGSLLPIFNTASEVGYGAVIASLAGFAILRDAVLNVSPGNPLISEAMAMSVLAGITGSSSGGLSIALQTLGSEYLDMAQQAGIDPELMHRVATLAAGGMDTLPHSGAVITLLAICGLTHRQSYGNVAMVTIVLPIAALMSVITLGTLFGSF; this comes from the coding sequence ATGGGCATGCTCGCCATTATTATTTCGTTGTCGCTATTGATGCTGCTTGCCTATCGCGGCATTTCTGTCCTCCTCCTTGCGCCGTTGATGGCCGCGTTAGCGGTTTTACTATCAGGCGACGGTGCTTTTTTACTGCCCATTTACACCGATACCTTCATGGGCGCCCTGGGCAACTATGTCATGCAGTTCTTCCCTCTCTTCTTGCTGGGCGCGCTCTTCGGCCAGTTGATGGCAGACTCAGGCGCCGCCCAGTCGATCTCCAATGGCATCGTCAAACGGTTGGGTACCCATCACGTGGTACTGACGGTGGTCATGGCCTGTGCCGTTCTGACCTATGGCGGTGTCTCGCTGTTCGTCGTGGCCTTTGCCATTTACCCGATCAGCCGTGAACTGTTCCGCCAGGCCAATGTGCCCAAGCGCCTTATCCCCGCCTCCATCGCTCTAGGCTCCTTCACCTTTACCATGACGGCGCTGCCCGGCACGCCAGCCATCCAAAACGCGATTCCCATCCCTTACTTTGGCACCAACAGCTTCGCGGCACCGGGGCTTGGCATCATTGCTGGGTCGATCATGCTAGGTTTAGGAACGTTCTACCTTCAATCCCGAGTCAAGAAAGCCGCTGCTCAAGGGGAGGGTTACGGTACCCACACGGAACGTGAAACCGATACCCACAGCGACACTGACACAGCACCCGGCATGCCGCTGGCCATCGCGTTGATTCCACTGGTTATGGTGATTGGCCTCAATGCCCTCTTTACTTACGGGGTATTCCCGGCCATGGACCTGAGCTTCATCAGCGACGCGTTCGATAACGTCACACCCAGCCGACAGACCGGGCTTTGGGCCATTCTGATTGCCCTGCTGAGCGCCTCGGCTTGGCTGATCATCACCCGCTGGCACCACTGGCAAGACTTGAAAGTCACCATCAATCAAGGCTGCTTTGGTTCACTGCTACCTATTTTCAACACGGCCTCTGAAGTGGGTTACGGCGCGGTCATCGCCAGCTTGGCAGGCTTTGCCATCCTTCGCGATGCGGTGCTCAATGTTTCCCCCGGTAACCCCCTCATCTCCGAAGCCATGGCGATGAGCGTGCTGGCAGGCATCACCGGCTCCTCCTCCGGCGGGCTCTCCATTGCACTCCAAACCTTGGGTAGCGAGTATCTGGACATGGCGCAACAGGCTGGCATCGACCCAGAGCTCATGCACCGCGTGGCGACGCTGGCTGCGGGCGGCATGGATACGCTCCCCCACTCCGGCGCCGTCATCACACTTCTGGCCATTTGCGGGCTGACCCACCGCCAGTCGTATGGCAATGTCGCCATGGTCACCATCGTGCTCCCCATCGCCGCGCTGATGAGTGTGATTACGCTCGGCACCCTATTTGGAAGCTTCTAA
- a CDS encoding MFS transporter translates to MALKKHHTLLLIVLASLVISTAMGLRHGFGLFLEPMSSDFGWGRGVFAFALAVQNLIWGLSQPFTGALADRFGAAKIIVAGGILYVLGLCFMSLSTSALGMTVSAGLLIGFGLSGTTFSVILGAVGRAVPAEKRSMAMGIVSAAGSFGQFAMLPGTLGLIEWLGWSSALLAMGAIAALMIPLGAMLKDRPSPKALGDLSLRDALNQAAGQKGFWLLCLGFFVCGFQVVFIAVHLPGYLFDNGLAVQVGTTVLALVGLFNIVGTYTAGWMGGIWSKPRLLSWLYLIRGVIITAFIALPLTTTSAYLFGIAMGLLWLSTVPLTNGIVASVFGVRHLSMLGGIVFLFHQLGSFMGVWLGGFLYDLTGHYDTVWQIAIVLSVVAAALHWFISEKPLARPSAGQVMT, encoded by the coding sequence ATGGCCCTCAAGAAACACCACACGCTGCTGTTGATCGTGCTCGCCAGCTTGGTTATTTCTACGGCCATGGGGCTGCGTCATGGGTTCGGGCTGTTTCTCGAGCCCATGAGCAGCGATTTCGGCTGGGGGCGCGGCGTCTTTGCGTTCGCACTGGCCGTCCAAAACCTCATTTGGGGGCTGTCCCAGCCGTTTACCGGGGCGCTGGCCGACCGTTTTGGCGCGGCCAAAATCATCGTGGCGGGCGGCATCCTCTACGTACTGGGGCTCTGCTTCATGAGCCTTTCGACCAGCGCGCTCGGCATGACCGTCAGCGCGGGTCTGCTGATTGGCTTCGGCCTATCGGGAACGACGTTTTCGGTGATTCTGGGCGCCGTCGGCCGGGCCGTTCCCGCTGAGAAGCGCAGCATGGCCATGGGGATCGTCAGTGCGGCGGGCTCGTTTGGTCAATTTGCCATGCTGCCCGGCACGCTGGGATTGATCGAGTGGCTAGGCTGGTCCTCTGCGCTCCTGGCCATGGGGGCGATTGCCGCACTCATGATACCGCTGGGCGCGATGCTCAAAGACCGGCCCAGCCCCAAGGCACTGGGCGACTTGAGCCTGCGCGATGCGCTTAACCAAGCGGCGGGGCAAAAAGGATTTTGGCTACTTTGCCTGGGCTTTTTCGTCTGCGGCTTCCAAGTGGTGTTCATTGCGGTCCACTTGCCAGGCTACCTGTTCGATAACGGCTTGGCCGTCCAAGTCGGCACCACGGTGCTCGCGCTGGTGGGTCTGTTCAATATCGTGGGCACCTACACCGCTGGCTGGATGGGGGGTATCTGGTCGAAACCGCGCCTGTTGAGCTGGCTTTACCTCATCCGGGGCGTGATCATCACGGCCTTTATCGCCCTGCCCCTGACGACGACCAGCGCTTATCTCTTCGGGATCGCCATGGGGCTGTTATGGCTCTCCACCGTTCCGCTCACCAACGGTATCGTCGCATCGGTGTTTGGCGTTCGCCATCTCTCCATGTTGGGCGGCATCGTGTTTCTCTTTCATCAGCTGGGCTCGTTCATGGGCGTGTGGCTGGGTGGATTTTTGTACGACCTCACCGGCCACTACGATACGGTGTGGCAGATTGCCATCGTGCTATCCGTGGTCGCCGCCGCGCTCCACTGGTTCATCAGTGAGAAGCCGCTGGCACGCCCCTCTGCGGGACAGGTGATGACATGA
- a CDS encoding DUF1538 domain-containing protein produces the protein MNFIHSLALQLKNSLRDLLPVVLVMSFFQTLVIQQPLPDTLALFDLALGLLFVVIGLTLFIKGLELGLFPLGENLARAFVHKGSVVWLLLFAFALGFGSTVAEPALIAVAARAAIVVSESGLIENSSLAQTSFAFTLRMIVALSVGTAVVVGVLRIFKGWPLHLMIIGGYILVLLLTLLAPAELVGIAYDSGGVTTSTITVPLVTALGVGLATAIKGRNPMLDGFGLIAFASVMPIIFVLLFGIVGLDLVAEGRS, from the coding sequence ATGAACTTTATTCACTCTCTCGCCCTGCAGCTCAAAAACAGCCTTCGGGATTTGCTACCCGTTGTGCTGGTTATGAGCTTCTTTCAAACGCTCGTCATCCAACAACCTCTTCCCGATACATTGGCGCTTTTCGATTTAGCACTAGGGCTACTGTTTGTAGTGATCGGGCTAACGCTCTTCATCAAGGGGCTAGAGCTGGGACTGTTTCCTTTAGGAGAGAACCTCGCACGTGCTTTCGTTCATAAAGGTTCTGTCGTTTGGCTCCTTCTATTTGCTTTTGCACTGGGGTTTGGATCCACCGTCGCAGAGCCAGCACTGATTGCCGTGGCGGCTCGCGCAGCGATTGTCGTCTCCGAAAGCGGTCTGATCGAGAATAGCAGTCTCGCACAAACGTCCTTTGCGTTTACGCTCCGCATGATCGTAGCGCTTTCCGTAGGCACCGCCGTGGTCGTTGGCGTACTGCGTATCTTTAAAGGCTGGCCGCTGCATTTGATGATCATTGGTGGTTATATTCTTGTACTGCTCTTGACGCTGTTAGCGCCTGCTGAACTCGTTGGCATTGCTTATGATTCGGGCGGTGTCACGACATCCACCATTACCGTCCCTCTTGTTACGGCACTCGGTGTTGGCTTGGCCACGGCCATCAAAGGCCGCAACCCTATGCTGGACGGCTTTGGTTTGATTGCATTTGCTTCCGTTATGCCCATCATTTTCGTATTGCTTTTCGGTATTGTTGGCCTTGATCTCGTTGCAGAGGGAAGATCATGA
- the umpB gene encoding Na,Li,K/H(+) antiporter subunit UmpB encodes MNMLAIFWGTLRDILPIVAIIFGFQYLVIRKPVKRFLKVAVGFFMVWVGLSFFLIGLEQALFPMGELMASQLTHPDFLPAMTEGAQRHWSDYYWVYIFAFTIGASTTIAEPSLIAVSIKAGEISGGTINPFTLRLAVALGMAFGITLGAWRIVMGLPLQWFVLGAYCLVIVQTLRSPKSIIPLAFDSGGVTTSTITVPIIAALGLGLASSIPGRSALMDGFGMIALACLFPIITVMGYAQIARWQSNRPSKIQPLSGTSVTKPHQGDTHAL; translated from the coding sequence ATGAATATGCTGGCTATTTTTTGGGGCACGCTACGCGATATTCTTCCCATTGTGGCGATTATTTTTGGCTTCCAATATTTGGTGATCCGCAAGCCGGTCAAACGGTTTCTAAAGGTCGCTGTTGGTTTTTTCATGGTATGGGTGGGACTCTCTTTCTTTTTGATAGGGCTAGAGCAAGCCCTGTTTCCCATGGGTGAGTTGATGGCCAGCCAATTGACGCACCCCGATTTTCTACCTGCCATGACAGAGGGTGCTCAGCGGCATTGGAGCGACTACTACTGGGTCTATATTTTCGCGTTTACGATTGGCGCAAGCACCACGATTGCCGAGCCATCGCTGATCGCGGTGTCGATCAAAGCTGGCGAAATATCCGGCGGTACGATCAACCCTTTCACCCTACGGCTCGCCGTTGCCCTCGGCATGGCCTTTGGAATCACCCTGGGCGCATGGCGTATCGTCATGGGCCTACCTTTGCAGTGGTTCGTGCTGGGTGCCTACTGCTTAGTGATTGTCCAAACCCTACGATCCCCAAAGTCGATTATCCCTCTTGCATTCGATTCCGGGGGCGTCACGACATCGACCATTACCGTGCCGATCATCGCCGCGCTAGGTCTTGGATTGGCCTCTTCGATACCCGGTCGTAGCGCGTTAATGGATGGCTTTGGAATGATCGCGCTTGCCTGCCTATTCCCTATTATAACGGTGATGGGATACGCCCAAATTGCTCGATGGCAAAGCAATAGGCCATCGAAAATACAGCCACTCTCAGGCACGTCAGTGACAAAGCCTCATCAAGGAGATACCCATGCGCTTTAA
- a CDS encoding P-II family nitrogen regulator, which translates to MRFKLIVALVEDELSDQILQAARDAGATGATVINNARGEGLKKAKGIFGMDITSQRDVLLFLVEEHISRSILEAIAEVGAFDDTSGTGIAFQLDVEDAVGVAHQVKSLEDAFDQPLG; encoded by the coding sequence ATGCGCTTTAAACTCATTGTCGCGCTTGTAGAAGATGAGCTAAGCGACCAGATACTTCAGGCAGCTAGAGATGCTGGAGCTACTGGCGCCACTGTCATCAATAACGCGCGTGGCGAAGGCTTAAAAAAAGCAAAAGGCATTTTTGGCATGGACATTACGTCGCAACGCGACGTGCTGCTCTTTTTAGTGGAGGAGCATATTAGCCGTTCAATTCTCGAAGCGATCGCGGAAGTGGGTGCGTTTGACGACACGTCGGGAACAGGCATCGCCTTTCAGCTAGACGTCGAGGATGCAGTAGGCGTCGCACACCAAGTGAAATCCCTCGAAGATGCATTCGATCAACCGCTAGGCTAG
- a CDS encoding CBS domain-containing protein, with protein sequence MHSRYVTTDGFMTVTDGIELMRQYDATAIIVDRRDEKDELGLVLASDIAKKVLAVNRSADRVSLYEIMSKPIISVRPEMNIRYCARLFAQFGLSQAPVVDAKHSVIGIIDYPRLVIGWETN encoded by the coding sequence ATGCACTCACGCTATGTGACGACCGATGGTTTTATGACCGTTACTGACGGCATTGAACTAATGAGGCAATACGATGCCACCGCTATTATCGTTGATAGGCGCGATGAGAAAGATGAACTGGGGCTAGTGTTAGCCTCTGATATTGCTAAAAAAGTGCTCGCAGTCAATCGCTCTGCAGACCGTGTAAGCCTTTACGAAATCATGAGCAAACCGATCATTAGCGTCCGTCCGGAAATGAATATTCGCTATTGCGCTCGCCTGTTTGCTCAGTTTGGTTTATCCCAAGCACCGGTCGTGGATGCAAAACACAGCGTCATTGGGATCATCGACTACCCACGGCTCGTCATCGGGTGGGAAACTAATTAG